AAACCTGCTGCGCAATGCCGGCACCCACACCCCCGCGGGGACGACCGTCACGGTGTCGACGCGGCGCGACGAAGGCGCGCTTGAGGTCAGTGTGACCGACAACGGGCCGGGGATCGATCCCGACGTGATGCCGAGCATCTTCGGGCGCTTCGTGCGCGGCGACACCGCGCGCGAACGAGGGGCCGAGGGGTCTGGCGGCACTGGGTCGACCGGGCTTGGGCTCGCGATTAGTCAGGCGATCGCGACGGCGCACGGCGGCGAGATTCGCGCGGAGAGCGAGCCCGGGCAGACCAGGTTTACGCTGCGGCTACCGGGCCTCGGTGGCGCCTGACGCGTGGTCCGGCTCGTGCGCCTGGTCGAGCTCCAGCTTGTACTCGTGCTCAACCTCGGCTGGCGGGAAGGGGACGGCCCGTGACGTGTTCGCGAGCGACTCGGAGAGGCCAACCAGCTCGGCGGCCGCGGGGTCCGGATCAAGGATGCCGATGCGTGCGAGTTCTTGGATGAGTTTCGCGCCGTTCGGGCCGTGCACCCACGGCACGTTGCGGTGGTGCCGACGCCAGCGCGCCGAGGTGCTCGCGCGGCCACCGGCGAGCACCGACTCGGTGTTCGACAGCTGGCGAATCGCGATGGCGAGTACGGAGTCGGGAAAGTCGCGGGCGAACTCGCCGTAGAGCTTCTCATCGTGCTGGCCGTCATCGCCGATGAGCAGCCATTTCACGTCGGGGAAGTCTTCGGCGAGGCGGCGCAAGTTCGCGCGCTTGTGGTCGGTGCCCGAGCGGAAAAGGCGCTGCGGTACCGGCCCCCAGTCGGTCAGCAGCAGCGGGCCGAACGGGTAGAGATTTCGTCCGAGAAAGCGATTGAGCGTCGGCGCGACGTTCCACGACCCGGTCGAGAGGTAGACGACCGGCGTGGTCTCTTGCCCGAATTTCGAGACGAGGCGCTGGTACAAAACGTTCATGCCAGGCACCGCCACACGCGCGTGCTCGTCGAGCACGAACGTATTCCACGCCGCGAGGAGCGGGCGGGGAAGCGAGGTCACCATCACGGTGTCGTCGATATCCGACACGATGCCGTAGCGCTGTTCCTTTGGCTTGATGAACACCGGCGCCTCGGAGATTTGCCCGTCGACGCTCTCGAGATGGATGGTGTGCCAGCCCGGTTCGAGGTTCACCTCGATCGTCTGGTCGATGATGCCGCCGCGGTCCGACTCGAACTGGTGGGTTGAGCCGTTGATGTGCACGGTCACCTGGCTATAGGGCACCGCGACACGCACGAAGCTGCGCCAGCCGCGCACGAGCTGTTCCTTATTCCGCCGCAAGAGGAGCGTTGGGAAACGCCGCCGGCCGGTGCGTCGGAGGGCAGCCGGGATCATCTGCACGCGGCCGAGTACCCGCACTCGCGTGTTCGAGCCAATGCCCGTGTACGTCTCGACAACTTCGAGGTGCCCGCGTTCCCGTGCCCGACGCATCCGAAACCGCTTGATCGAGTCCTCGACTCGGAAAGCATTATTGACGAAGACACGAATGAACGGGATGCTCGCGATGAGCTCGCCAAGGGTGCGGCGTGGGCGGTGCTTCGGATTCACCCAATCAGTCTTCCACGACTGGGGAAACCAAATCTTGGCCAGACTCCCGAACGTTCCCAACTCGACGGTCTACGGGATGCATCGTGAGCGACCGCGCGACCGTTGCGGCCCGATCGGCAAAGTCCGACACGAGCTGCTGATCGCCCGGAGTGTCCTCGGCAAGCCACGTCGGCACATCCTGCTTCGTCATAAAGACCGGCATGCGATCGTGCAGATTCTTCATCTCGTCGCCGGCGGAGTCGCGGGTGAGGATGGTCGCGGAAAGCAGCCACTCATCCTCGGGCGTGCGCCACCACTCGTAGAGCCCGGCGAACAGCATCAACGAGCGGTCCTCGGGGTAGATGAAGTACGGCTGCTTGGTGCCGTCAGCTCGCTTGCGCCACTCGTAGTAGCCGTCGACAGGGATGACCCCACGGCGCTTGACGACCGCATCCCGAAACGTCGGCTTCGACGCGGCGGTCTCGCTGCGCGCGTTGATCGCCCGCACGCCCACCGAGATGTCCTTTGCCCAGCGCGGGACGAGCCCCCAGCGCGCGAGCTCGAGTCGGCGGATGCCCTTTGACTCGACGACGAGGGGGATGCGGTTGGTCGGCGCGACGTTATAGGACTCCGGGATCGGTTCTTCCGGAACCTGCTCAATGTCGAGCTCCACCGCGAGATCCGCGCTCGCCCTTGCCACTACAAACCTGCCGCACACACGCTCAGGTTAGACCGCGATCTCGAGAGGGCGCTTAGTGGTCCGACTTCTCGATGCCGTCGGACTTCTCGATGCCGTCGGACTCCTCGATGTCCTCGGAGAAGCGGCGGCCGAGCCACCGTTTGCCGAGCCACACGATGAAGAGGAAGACACCGATGATGGCGATGAAGATATAGCCCGCCCAGCTCAGCTGCGAGCTGAGCTGCTGGTAGCTCGCGGTCGCCGCGGCGCCCACCGAGACGTAGGCGAATGCCCAGATGATGCACGCTGGCGCGGTCCATTTCATGAACGTGCGATACCGCATCCCGGCGATGCCGGCCGTGGCCGGCACGATCGAGTGCAGCACGGGGAGGAAACGGGATACGAAGACCGCGAGGCCACCGCGATTCTGGAGGAAGTTCTCCGCGGCCTGCCAGTTCCTCGCGCCAATCTTTCGGCCGAGCCAGGATTTCTTGATCGGCTCACCGAGGAGCCGCCCGAGCCAGTAGCCGAGCGATTCACCGATGAGCGCACCGACAATCGCCGCCGCTACAAGTCCACCCCACATGCCCCAGCTCGTGACCGCGGTGGAGGCGACGAGCAGCACGGAGTCGCCAGGAATGACGAGCCCGATAAGGATGCTCGTCTCGAGCATGATCGCGAGTCCGGCCACCAATACGACGAGAACCGGGTTCATCTGCTGCACGGCGCCAATCAACCAGTCGAGCAGATTATTGACCATCCCTGCAGCTTAAAAGCGAAACCTGAACAGTTTCGGTGGCTCGGGGCCGGGTGGCTCGGTGGCTGGGGCCGCGGTCGACGCGCGATGTCGGAGGCCGCTGGCAGACTTTCGATAATTCGTTCGAATGTTGCTCGTGCGGCTCGCTCCGGAGGTATCCCGTGGTCACCAGCTCAGCTCGTGAAGTCCGTCGGCCGCTACTGGAGCGCGCGTATGCGCAATCGAAGTCCTCCCACGTCGCATTCGTCGACGAGAGCTACCTCGCCCCTGCCGCACTGGAGCGTCGCGGGTGGGCCGGGAGCCAGCCGTTTTATTTGCTCACCGCCTTCGTCGCGCCATTCGCCGAGGCGGATGCGATTCGTTCCGGTCTCCGCGAGCTGGTCGGCGGCGACTTCTGGCGCTCTAGCGAGGCGAATCGCAGCCCGGCGGGGCGAGCGAGGCTGCGTCGGCTCATCGAGCATGTGGCGCATGGTCCGCGCGGCACGGTTTCCTTGGTCGCGGTGAAGGCGCCGGTGTCGGCGGAGGATGCGAATGCGGAGGTGGCGCGGTCGGAATGCATGGCGCGACTCTTCGCGACGCTGTTTGCCGGCACCCACGCGCCGCAACTTGACCTCGTCGTGGCTGAGGAACGCCACCGGGCGTCGGTGCGATCTGCCGATGAGCGCACCGTCAAGCAGCTGCGCAAGGCGGGGCACATCGGTCGCAACGATCGCGTGTTCTGGGCGTCTCCCGCCGACGAGCAGCTCCTGTGGGCGCCAGACATCGTCTCCTACGCCCTCTACCGACAGCTCACGGTCGGCGGTGGTGAATACCTCACCCGCGCCCTGCACTCCAGAATCAAGACGGTGACCGTCGACGGTATGCACGGCCGAGAAGAGGCGGCGGAGGTGAGAGCGGCCCCCGCGTGCCGTAGCACTCAAGGCGGGGGCCACATCCGTAGTCGGGCCGAAACGACTGGAGCACGGACGATTGCTCAGTGACAGCCTATTCGAGGGGAAAACGCGGTGCAAGCAGCCGAGCCGCGCCGGCCAGCGTTGTGCGGGGAAACAGTTCGCTTGGCAGGCCTGCCTGCCAGGATGTGACGCATGTTCACCGGAATGATTGCCTTCCCACTGACGCCACTTCGCGAAGACTCGATCGACGAGGATGCATACCGTCGCATCATCTCGCGGCTCGCGGCCGCCGGGGTGGATGCCATCGGCGCCCTCGGGTCGACCGGCTCCTATGCCTACCTTGACCGTGAAGAGCGGCGGCAGGTGGCAATAGCCACGGTCGAGGAGGCGGGGGAAGTCCCAGCCATTGTCGGCATCGGCGCGACCCGCACCTCACACGTGCAGGCGCTCGCGGAGGATGCGCAGGAGGCGGGCGCCGACGCGGTGCTGTTGGCTCCCGTGAGCTATCAAGCGCTCACCGGGGACGACGTGTTTGCACTTTATGAGCGGGTCACGGCCGGGCTCTCGGTGCCGCTTGTCGTGTACGACAACCCCGGCACCACGCACTTCACCTTTTCGACCGACCTCTACGCGCGAATCGCCGCGCTGCCGAACGTCGCCGCGATCAAGATTCCACCGCCACCCGCCGACGAGGTGGCAGGCCGGATCGCGACGATTCGCGCGGCCGTGCCCGAACACATCCGTATTGGTATCTCGGGGGACAACCGTGCCGCCGCGGCGATGAACGCGGGCGCCGACTCCTGGTTCTCGGTGATCGGCGGCACCCTGCCGCAGCCTGCGCTCGAGATTACGCGTGCCGCGCTCGCGGGCGATGCCGCTCTCGCCGAGGTCGAATCCGCGCGCCTGCAACCGCTGTGGGACCTCTTCGGCGCGCACGGCAGCTACCGCGTCACGGCGGCGCTCGCGGAGCACCTTGGCCTCGTCCCACAGCGCAGCCTCCCGCATCCGATCCTGGGGCTCGGGGATGCGGATCGTGCCCGACTCGGGGACGTGATTGACGAGCTTGACCTCGGGACGCGCATCCGCTGACCCCACCCGAATCTGGGCCCCGCGCATCCGCTGACCCCACCCGAATCTCGGCCCCGCGCATCCGTGTCGCCTCCTCGCTAAACTGGGGAGGTTGCATCCGCACCTGCCGAAAGCCGCTTTCGTCGAAAGAAGAACCGCAGTGACCGTTGAACGAGACGACGTCCAGCCCGAGGACACGTACGATTTCCGCCGCCTCGAGGCAAAATGGCGTCCGATCTGGGACGAGCTCGACCCCTTTAATACCTCGAAGAACGAGGACGACCGCCCCCGGAAGTACGTGCTGGACATGTTCCCGTACCCCTCGGGCGATCTGCACATGGGGCACGCGGAGCAGTACGCGCTCGGCGACGCGGTCGCGCGCTACTGGCGCCACCGCGGCTTCCAGGTGCTGCACCCGATCGGCTGGGACTCCTTCGGACTGCCTGCCGAGAATGCCGCGATCAAGCGTGGCGGCGACCCCCGAGAATGGACCTACGAGAACATTGCCCAGCAGCGTGACTCGATGCAACGCTATGCCGCGAGTTTCGACTGGAGCCGGGTGCTCCACACCTCCGACCCCGAGTACTACAAGTGGAACCAATGGCTCTTCCTCAAGATGTACGAGAAGGGCCTCGCATACCGCAAGGAATCCAGCGTTAACTGGGACCCGGTCGACCAGACCGTGCTCGCAAACGAGCAGGTCCTCGCCGACGGCACGAGCGAGCGCTCGGGCGCGATCGTCGTCAAGAAGAAGCTGACCCAGTGGTTCCTGCGCATCACCGACTACGCCGACCGGCTGCTCGAGGACCTCGACGCACTCGAGGGCAAGTGGCCGCACAAGGTCCTCACGATGCAGCGCAACTGGATCGGTCGCTCGTACGGCGCCGACGTCGAGTTCGCGATCGAGGGCCGCGACGAACCCGTCTCGGTCTTCACGACCCGCCCCGACACGCTCTATGGCGCGACCTTCATGGTGGTCGCTCCGGATAGTGACCTCGCGGAGGAACTCGCTGCCACCGCATCCGCCGAAACCCAGGAGCGCTTCCGCGAGTATCTCGTCGAGACGCAGTCGATGGGTGCGATCGACCGCCAGAACGCGGATCGTCCGAAGACTGGCGTGTTCCTCGAGCGCTACGGCATCAACCCGCTGGACGGCTCGCGGCTGCCGATCTGGACCTCCGACTACGTGCTCGCCGACTACGGCCACGGTGCGATTATGGCCGTGCCCGCGCACGACCAGCGCGACCTCGACTTCGCGCGCGCCTTCGACTTGCCGATTCAGGTTGTGGTCGAGCCGGTCGACCCCGAAGAGGGTGTCGAATACGACCCGGCCGTGACCGGCGTGGCGCTCGCGGGCGACGGCCAGCTCAGCAACTCCGGCGAACTTGACGGGCTCACGAAGGATGCGGCGATCGCGAAGGCGATCGAGCTCCTCGGCGAGCGTGGCACCGGCCGTGCGGCGAAGAACTACCGTCTGCGCGACTGGCTCATCTCGCGCCAGCGTTACTGGGGCACGCCCATCCCGATCGTCTACGACGAGGATGGCAACGAGGTGCCCGTGCCCGAGTCGGAGCTGCCGGTGCGCCTGCCCGACGGTGCTGGCCTCGACCTCAAGCCCAAGGGCTCTTCGCCCCTCGGCGCCGCGACCGAGTGGAAGACCACGACGACGCCCGATGGCCGCCCCGCGGTGCGCGACACCGACACGATGGACACGTTCGTCGACTCGTCCTGGTACTTCCTGCGCTTCCTATCACCGAAGAACGACGAGGTGGCGTTCGACCAGGAGGAGCTCGCGAAGTGGGCTCCGGTTGACCAGTACATCGGCGGTGTGGAGCACGCGATCCTGCACCTGCTTTACGCGCGCTTCATCACGAAGGTGCTCTACGACCTCGGCTACGTCTCCTTCACCGAGCCGTTTACCGCGCTGCTCAACCAGGGCATGGTCGTGCTGAACGGCGCGAAGATGTCGAAGTCGAAGGGCAACTTCATCAAGCTCGGCGACGAGCTCAACGAACACGGGGTGGATGCGGTGCGCACCACGATGCTCTTCGCCTCGCCTCCTGAGGAGGACGTCGACTGGGCGGATGTGTCGGTCTCGGGCTCCGGGAAGTTCCTCGCCCGCGCGTGGCGACTCGCGGACGACGTGACCTCTGAGCCCGGCGCTGATTTCGCATCCGGCAACAGCGACCTGCGTCGCGTCACCGCGCGTGTGCTCGATGAGGTGCCGAAGCTCGGCGAGACGTTCAAGTACAACGTGATGATTGCGCGCCTCATGGAACTCACGAACGCGACGCGGAAGGCGATCGACGGTGGTGTTGGTGCGGCCGATCCCGCCGTGCGCGAGGCGACCGAGACGGTCGCGATGATGCTCGACATGTTTGCGCCGTACGTTGCCGAGGAGATGTGGGCGAAGCTCGGGCACGAGCCCTCGGTCGCCCTGGTCGAATGGCCGGTGGCCGACCCGGCGCTGCTCGTAGAGGACTCCGTCACCGCCGTGGTGCAGATCAACGGCAAGGTGCGCGACTCGTTCGATGTCGCGCCCGACATCGACGAGGAGACGTTCAAGCAGCTCGCGCTCGAGACGCAGGGCGCGCAGCGCAACATCGAGGGCAAGGAGATCGTGAAGATCATCGCGAAGGCGCCGAAGTTCGTGAACGTGGTCGTGAAGGGTTAATCGGGCTAATCGGCCGACGCTTCTTGGCGTGGCAGCGGGTCGCTTTCGGCTCACTACCACGCCGTTTGCGTATCGTGGCCGGGCCGGATATTTCGGCGCCAGACAGACGATGGAGGGGCCATGATCGACGATCACACACGCGAACGAGTGTCCGAAGCGATCGGCTCGCTGCCGGTGACGGCGACGATTCAGGATGCACCGAACGGGCTATCGCTCCACATGACGCTGCCACTTGCGCACACGCGAGACGAGGTCTGGGCCGCAATCACGGAGCCGGCCGTGCTCGCGGGCTGGTCGCCGATCGTGCCGGACCGGCCGCTATCGGCGGTCGGACCCGCGGTATCGCACGAGAACCCGGAGGACGAGCCGGTTGATGCCTCGGTGCTTAGCGTGGTCGCGGGCGAGGAACTCCGGCACCGCTGGGGCGACGGGCAGGTCAGTTGGCGCGTCGATGCGGTCGAGGGCGGCGTGACGCTCGTCTTGGAGCAGGAATTCGACTCCCGCGAAATGGCCGCGATGACGGCCGCGGGCTGGCACGTGTGCTTCGCCGTCCTCTCGCTGCAGCTCGACGGCGAGGCCGTCGGCCGGGTCGTCGGGATGGATGCGATGGCGGTCGGTTGGGAGGGTCTGCGGGATCGGTACGCCGCGGTGTAGGTGCGCGCCGCGTGGGTGCCTAGGTCTGCATATGTGCGTGTCGCGTGTGACTGTGATGGCGCATCCTGCCGGATTTGCTGGAGCGCGCTCGTTGGCCTGGGTGGTCGCGATGACGGCTGTGGATAGCGGGTTACGCACAGCCATGACGTGATCCCGACGACCTTCACCGCACGGCTCGCTACATTGCCCGCGTGGAAGAGATCACGAAGGCGAGTGACGAGGAGCTGGCTCGGCTCTTCGCGGAACCGCAGCGCCCGCGGATCAAGGTCGGCGCTGGCGCCGCGGTGGTGCTCGGGCTCGTCGCCTGCGCCGTGGTCGTGCTCATGCTGGCGCTGCAGCCCCGTTCAGCGATTGGCGTGCCCTCGGACGCGGCGATGCCGACGCCTTCCCCGACGTCGACTGCGGCACCCGAGTCGGCGGCTGAGACTGCAGTCGAGGTGCCGACTTCCGGAACGCTCGTCCACGTGCTCGGGGCCGTCGTATCGCCGGGCGTGTACGAGCTGGGGCCGAACGCTCGCGTGGTCGATGCGATCACGGCGGCCGGTGGACTGCAGGATGAGGCGGATACCGCCCAGATCAACCTCGCCCGGCCCGCGATTGACGGCGAGCAGATCTACGTGCCGAAGGTGGGGGAGACGCCGCCTGCAGTCTCCGACGTGGCTGCCGAGCCGGGTGCCGGGGATGCGAGCGGGTCCGGGGGAGCTGTTGGCGGTTCGAGCGGTGGCGGCGGCTCGAGCGGCGGTTCCAGCGGCGGCCTGGTCAACATCAACACCGCAAGCTCGGCGGAGCTCGAGACACTCCCTCGCATCGGCCCGGCAATGAGTCAAAGGATCATCGACTTTCGCGAGCTCAACGGCGGCTTCACCTCGATCGAGGAGCTGAAGCAAGTCAGCGGCATCGGGGATACGACGTATGAACAGCTCGCACCGCTCGTCACGGTATGAACGCGGCGCCGAGGCAGGCCGACTGGCGCCTGATTTTGCCGGCCGTTAGCGCGTGGTGCGCGGGCTGGGTGGCGACGGAGTTTCTGACCGCCGCGGCCGGTATTGCGTTGGGACTCCTCGCCGCGACACTCGTGGCGGTGTGCTTCGTTCGGCGCGCCGCCTGGGTCGCGATTACCTGCGTGCTCCTCGCAGCCGCTGCCCTCGTGGCGGCGTCGGCCGCGGCGCGAGGTGACTCGCGCGTCCCCGAACCTGTCGCTGTGGCGATCGATGGCGGCGAGCGAGTGACGCTGGATTTTGTGCTGGCCGGACTGCCGCGCGAGGGCGCCTACGGCCATCGACTCCCGGCGACGCTCACGGCGATTGACGGTGTTCCCGCGACGGCCCCGGTACTCGTGTTCGCCGACCTCCCGGAGGGCTCCCCGGGGATTGGCGTTGCGATGCGAGTCACTGCCGCCCTCGAGCCCACAAGCTCGGGCGACGACGTCGTCGCGCTCGCGTTCGCGAAGGGACCGGTCGAGCTCGTGGCGGGTGCGCATCCCGTACTGGAGGTTGGAAACCACTTGCGCGCGAAGTTCATCGAGACTGCGAGACAGCTGCCCGGTTCTGGCGCGATGCTCGTTCCGGGCCTCGCCGTCGGGGACGAGTCCCTTGTCGACGACGAACTGGATCGCGCGATGAAGGCGAGCTCGATCACACACCTGACGGCAGTTTCTGGCTCAAACATCGCGATCATCGTCGTGGGGGTGGTCGGCCTCGGGCGACTGTGCGGGTGGTCAAGGCCGGTGCGAATCGCCGCGGCGGGGTTCGTGCTCGCCGGATTCGTGCTGCTCGTCACGCCGCAGGGCTCGGTGATTCGCGCCGCAGCAATGGCCGTGATCGTCCTGGCGCTCGAGGCGGTGTCTCGGCCGGTCGCCGGGGTGCCGGTGCTCGCACTCGCGGTGATCGTGTTGTTGGTTGCGGATCCGTGGTTGTCTCACGATTACGGCTTTGCACTCTCCGCGGCGGCCACTGGCGGACTCCTCATCGGCACGCGCCCGGTTGCGAAGTGGCTCGAGCTGTGGCTGCCACCGCCGATCGCGCTGCTCATTGCGGTGCCGATGGTGGCGCAGCTCGCGTGCCAACCCATCCTGCTCATGCTGGATGCGACGCTGCCGGTCTATGGCGTCGTTGCGAATCTCCTGGCCGCACCAGCCGCGCCGATCGCGACGGTGGTGGGGCTCGGCGCGTGTCTCATCGGCGCCATCGCACCGCCGGTCGGGCTCGCGATCGCGTGGGTCGCGTGGCTACCGGCGCAATGGATCGCGCTGATCGCCGAGACCGTGGACCAACTGCCGGCGGCGAGCGTGCCGTGGCTTGCGGGGCCGTTTGGCGTGCTCTCGTGGGTCGCGCTGTGCGTTGCGGTCTGGCTGGCCTTGCGACGCCGCACGCCCCTGCCGGTGAGGAAGGCTCTCGCGGTCGGACTCGCATTTGCGCTCCTCTTCGCGACGACGCAAATCACGCTGACCAATTTGCGGCGTCCCGTCGACTGGCGGGTCGTCGCGTGCGATATCGGGCAGGGGGATGCGCTGCTCGTGCGCAGCGGCGATGCCACGGTGTTGATCGATACCGGCGAGGATACGGAATTGCTCCACGCTTGTTTCGCCGAGTTCGGCATCGACCGAATCGATCTGCTTGTGCTGAGCCATTTCGACATCGATCACTCAGGAGCGGTGGGGGAGCTGCGCATCCCGGTGACGGCCGCGTGGCTGCCGGACACAGAGGAGGCTCGCCGGGAACCCGTCACGACGTTACTCGAGGGCGCAGGCATCGCCGTGTACTTCGGCGCGCGCGGCGACTCGCTCGAGCTGGGCGACCTGCAGTGGCGGGTACTGAGCCCGAAACGCAGCAGCGACGGCGGCCCGTCATTCGCGGAAGGTAATGACTCCAGCCTGACGCTCCTGGCTGAACCCACCGCATCCTGCGTGGCGTCTTGCCTCAGCCTGATCGTCCTTGGCGACCTGGGGGAGTCAGCGCAATCGCCGCTGCTCGGCGAACCCGTCGCTGCCGACATCGTCAAGGTCTCACACCACGGCTCGCGGGACCAGAACGCCGCGCTCTATGCCGAGATCTCCGCGGCGGTCGGCCTGATTTCAGTCGGCGAAGGAAACGGTTACGGCCACCCCACTGAAGACGCACTCGGGATGCTCGCCACCTCTGGCACTGCCTCGTTCCGTACCGACACCCAGGGCCACCTCGCGGTCTTCGGCGACCGCGACAACATCCAGATCTGGACGAGCCGCAGCGAGCTGTCTAGGTGACCTAAATTCGGCGTCACCCGTGGTCGGGTGAGTCAGCTGACGAAATTGCGAGCTCTCCGCGCTACGCGAACGCGACGGTCCCGGTGGGCTGATGACTCGCTTGTAGGATCCCGGACATGGAGATACGGCATATTCGAGCCTTTGTGGCCTTGGCCCAGGAGCTACATTTCGGTCGCGCGGCGGAGCGCTTGCACCTCGCGCAGCCTTACTTGAGCCGACAGATTTCCCAACTCGAACGCTCCCTCGACGCGACACTGTTTGACCGTTCGACTCGAACGGTCACGCTTTCCTCGGTTGGCGAGGCCTTCTTGCCTGCCGCGAAGCAGGCGCTCAACAGCTTTGATGCGGCGAAAGCCATCGTCGCGCAAGCAAGGGACGGCGAGATCGGGCTTGTCCACATTGGTATTGGTGGAATCGCCATGCAATCGCTCCTTCCGATCGCGGCCTCATCCCTGCGGGAACGGAAGCCTGGTATCACGCTGTCCATTACGTCGGGGGTATTCTCGCGTGACGGACTGCACCGCGTCCTGGACGGCGATCTGGATATCGCATTCGTTCGCGGGCCAGACCAGATCGAAGGGGTTTCGAGTCGGGTGGTTGAGAACGAGCGACTTGTCCTGGCTGTTCCGCCTAATCACCAGCTTGCCAGTAGCGAGGGAGTGCCACTTACTGAACTCGCAAACGAAGAATTCGTCGGCTATCCGCAAAATGAGTCATCGACTACGCTCCGAGATTTCGTTAATTACGCGTGCATGGACAACGGTTTTACTCCGAAGTACGTGCAGTTTGGTTCCGAGACAAGCGCCATCCTTTCGATGGTCGCCGCCGGTCTGGGAGTGGCACTGACGGTGAGTTCAGTGGTTGGTCACGTAGCGCACAACGTGAAGTTCGTGCCGCTTGCAGGGAAACAGTATGTGAGCCCCTCCACGATTGCTTGGAATCCCCAGCGGCTGACGCCCGCAACGAAAGCTGTCTTGGAAGTCCTCAATGAGGTGATGCCGACGCCGGATGAAGACTTATAACCAATGTCTTCTAAATATTCGCACAACTAGGTATTGGCATGCATAGGTGGAGTCGGGTGACTATGGATGCAGGTCCCCAAACCGGTCACTCTCGTCGCGAAGTTGCGGCCTGTGCCAACGTCCGGGACCGTCCTGGAACCTGATCTACCTGGAGAATCCAAAGACGTCTATATCGAAGGCGGAGACAGTGCAGTCACCGCACTCTGAACAATCGAATTCCTCGTCGGTGCAGGCATTGCCCAAAAAAGAGATGCGGCGAACCTCGTGGTCGACCTGGCTGGGAACGTCGATGGAGTACTACGACCTGACGCTCTACGGTCTCGCCGCGGCGCTCGTGTTCGGGCCGCAGTTCTTCCCCGAGCAGGATCCAGCGGTAGCGCTCCTATCTAGCTTCGCTATTTATGGCTCCGGCTTCCTCATCCGTCCGCTTGGTGGGATCTATTTCGGCTACCTTGGCGACAAGTTGGGCCGCAAGTTCGTGCTCGTCGTGACAATTGCCATGATGGGAATCGGGACCGCCGCAATCGGCCTGCTGCCGACGTATGCGCAAGCCGGACTCTGGGCGCCGGCCCTGCTCGTTGTGCTTCGACTCGTTCAGGGATTCGGGTCCGGCGCGGAGCTCGCCGGCGCTTCACTGCTCATGGTCGAGTCTGCGCCCACACACAAGCGCGGTCTCTTCGGCGCGATCGTCGGGCTCGGTACCAATTCCGGTACTCTGCTGGCTACGGCGAGCTGGACTGCCATCAGCCTCTTGCCTCAAGACGTGTTGATGGACTGGGGCTGGCGAATCCCATT
This DNA window, taken from Gulosibacter molinativorax, encodes the following:
- a CDS encoding DUF3800 domain-containing protein, which translates into the protein MVTSSAREVRRPLLERAYAQSKSSHVAFVDESYLAPAALERRGWAGSQPFYLLTAFVAPFAEADAIRSGLRELVGGDFWRSSEANRSPAGRARLRRLIEHVAHGPRGTVSLVAVKAPVSAEDANAEVARSECMARLFATLFAGTHAPQLDLVVAEERHRASVRSADERTVKQLRKAGHIGRNDRVFWASPADEQLLWAPDIVSYALYRQLTVGGGEYLTRALHSRIKTVTVDGMHGREEAAEVRAAPACRSTQGGGHIRSRAETTGARTIAQ
- a CDS encoding DedA family protein, which codes for MVNNLLDWLIGAVQQMNPVLVVLVAGLAIMLETSILIGLVIPGDSVLLVASTAVTSWGMWGGLVAAAIVGALIGESLGYWLGRLLGEPIKKSWLGRKIGARNWQAAENFLQNRGGLAVFVSRFLPVLHSIVPATAGIAGMRYRTFMKWTAPACIIWAFAYVSVGAAATASYQQLSSQLSWAGYIFIAIIGVFLFIVWLGKRWLGRRFSEDIEESDGIEKSDGIEKSDH
- a CDS encoding SOS response-associated peptidase — encoded protein: MARASADLAVELDIEQVPEEPIPESYNVAPTNRIPLVVESKGIRRLELARWGLVPRWAKDISVGVRAINARSETAASKPTFRDAVVKRRGVIPVDGYYEWRKRADGTKQPYFIYPEDRSLMLFAGLYEWWRTPEDEWLLSATILTRDSAGDEMKNLHDRMPVFMTKQDVPTWLAEDTPGDQQLVSDFADRAATVARSLTMHPVDRRVGNVRESGQDLVSPVVED
- the leuS gene encoding leucine--tRNA ligase — protein: MTVERDDVQPEDTYDFRRLEAKWRPIWDELDPFNTSKNEDDRPRKYVLDMFPYPSGDLHMGHAEQYALGDAVARYWRHRGFQVLHPIGWDSFGLPAENAAIKRGGDPREWTYENIAQQRDSMQRYAASFDWSRVLHTSDPEYYKWNQWLFLKMYEKGLAYRKESSVNWDPVDQTVLANEQVLADGTSERSGAIVVKKKLTQWFLRITDYADRLLEDLDALEGKWPHKVLTMQRNWIGRSYGADVEFAIEGRDEPVSVFTTRPDTLYGATFMVVAPDSDLAEELAATASAETQERFREYLVETQSMGAIDRQNADRPKTGVFLERYGINPLDGSRLPIWTSDYVLADYGHGAIMAVPAHDQRDLDFARAFDLPIQVVVEPVDPEEGVEYDPAVTGVALAGDGQLSNSGELDGLTKDAAIAKAIELLGERGTGRAAKNYRLRDWLISRQRYWGTPIPIVYDEDGNEVPVPESELPVRLPDGAGLDLKPKGSSPLGAATEWKTTTTPDGRPAVRDTDTMDTFVDSSWYFLRFLSPKNDEVAFDQEELAKWAPVDQYIGGVEHAILHLLYARFITKVLYDLGYVSFTEPFTALLNQGMVVLNGAKMSKSKGNFIKLGDELNEHGVDAVRTTMLFASPPEEDVDWADVSVSGSGKFLARAWRLADDVTSEPGADFASGNSDLRRVTARVLDEVPKLGETFKYNVMIARLMELTNATRKAIDGGVGAADPAVREATETVAMMLDMFAPYVAEEMWAKLGHEPSVALVEWPVADPALLVEDSVTAVVQINGKVRDSFDVAPDIDEETFKQLALETQGAQRNIEGKEIVKIIAKAPKFVNVVVKG
- a CDS encoding dihydrodipicolinate synthase family protein, giving the protein MFTGMIAFPLTPLREDSIDEDAYRRIISRLAAAGVDAIGALGSTGSYAYLDREERRQVAIATVEEAGEVPAIVGIGATRTSHVQALAEDAQEAGADAVLLAPVSYQALTGDDVFALYERVTAGLSVPLVVYDNPGTTHFTFSTDLYARIAALPNVAAIKIPPPPADEVAGRIATIRAAVPEHIRIGISGDNRAAAAMNAGADSWFSVIGGTLPQPALEITRAALAGDAALAEVESARLQPLWDLFGAHGSYRVTAALAEHLGLVPQRSLPHPILGLGDADRARLGDVIDELDLGTRIR
- a CDS encoding App1 family protein, which encodes MNPKHRPRRTLGELIASIPFIRVFVNNAFRVEDSIKRFRMRRARERGHLEVVETYTGIGSNTRVRVLGRVQMIPAALRRTGRRRFPTLLLRRNKEQLVRGWRSFVRVAVPYSQVTVHINGSTHQFESDRGGIIDQTIEVNLEPGWHTIHLESVDGQISEAPVFIKPKEQRYGIVSDIDDTVMVTSLPRPLLAAWNTFVLDEHARVAVPGMNVLYQRLVSKFGQETTPVVYLSTGSWNVAPTLNRFLGRNLYPFGPLLLTDWGPVPQRLFRSGTDHKRANLRRLAEDFPDVKWLLIGDDGQHDEKLYGEFARDFPDSVLAIAIRQLSNTESVLAGGRASTSARWRRHHRNVPWVHGPNGAKLIQELARIGILDPDPAAAELVGLSESLANTSRAVPFPPAEVEHEYKLELDQAHEPDHASGATEAR